A DNA window from Aquarana catesbeiana isolate 2022-GZ linkage group LG01, ASM4218655v1, whole genome shotgun sequence contains the following coding sequences:
- the LOC141124112 gene encoding E3 ubiquitin/ISG15 ligase TRIM25-like, translating into MASSHLKEYLKCSICSSIYMNPVTLKCGHNFCHVCITVMLNTRRLSGGSCCPECIEKLKRYLLEKKDAVCQVLQTLQTTQGGQDKTGVFCTYCIHTPVPAVKSCVLCEASLCFNHLRLHSKSPEHVLCDPTISLENRKCSVHKKILEYYCTEDDTCICMSCRLDGEHQGHQVETLDEASEKKKKKLRNVLQKLMTEREETERRVQSLQEHRRKVQGEADDKTEGATGLFRDIGRRLEDLKKRIQREISGQAERVSLSLSDMIQQLETKKEELSRKMGHIEKLCNMKDPLTVLQSLETGDLCDAEDGDDSERHDKLNDGGDLEVGGSSHTLHTSLSDIMSGVIVEKYPGTHVYPHSTTKGEGHINAEPPRRCPQLSPTIQPSRKRPPSTPTIEPSRRPPQPSPTIQPSHRQVGGPNIGGVQQTSGFTDILLDVRTAGSYLHISDDRKTASWLSNRQNYPGTPERFRCSQVMSSQRFSSGRHYWEVDVGGAEFWTVGMCYPSIDRGGRWSLIGCNKKSWGLGRGWGNQYSIKHDSNEVPLPGGVSSNRVRIDLDYEAGRISFYDLCDPIRLLHTFTTTFTEPLHAGVYIGGLEGCIKICGGGTGCEKSAQRLVTSEGGESNWCNTLTCV; encoded by the coding sequence ATGGCGTCTTCTCATCTGAAGGAGTATCTGAAATGTTCCATCTGTTCGAGCATTTATATGAatcctgtaaccctgaaatgtggacacaacttctgccatgTCTGTATTACTGTTATGCTGAATACACGGAGGTTGTCTGGAGGATCTTGCTGTCCTGAATGTATAGAAAAACTCAAACGTTATCTCCTTGAGAAGAAGGATGCTGTGTGTCAGGTATTGCAGACCCTCCAGACTACACAGGGTGGTCAGGACAAaaccggggtcttctgtacttactgtattcacactcctgtacctgctgtgaaatcctgtgtactgtgtgaagcttctctgtgtttCAATCACCTGAGActccacagcaagtcaccagaacacgtcttgTGTGACCCCACCATttccctggagaacaggaaatgctctgtccataagaagatcctggagtattactgcactgaggatgatacctgtatctgtatgtcctgcaggctggatggagaacatcagggacaccaggtggagactctGGACGAGGCctctgagaagaagaagaagaaactgaggaatgttctgcagaaactgatgacggagagagaggagacggagagaagagtccagagtctgcaggaacacaggaggaaagtacaaggagaagcagatgataAAACAGAGGGAGCCACTGGCCTGTTCAGAGACATcgggagacgtctggaagacctgaaGAAGAGAATCCAGAGGGAAATCTCCGGGCAGGCAGAGCGAGTCTCTCTATCACTGTCTGATATGATCCAACAGCTGGAAacaaagaaggaggagctgtccagaaAGATGGGGCACATTGAGAAGCTGTGTAACATGAaggatccactgactgtcctacagtCATTGGagacaggtgacttgtgtgatgctgaggatggagatgacagcgagagacatgataaactcaatgatggaggggatctggaggTGGGGGGGAGCTCACACACATTACATACAAgtttatctgatatcatgtctggggtaaTTGTAGAGAAATATCCAGGCACACATGTCTATCCACATTCTACTACAAAGGGCGAAGGCCACATCAATGCTGAACCACCCAGAAGATGTCCCCAACTCTCCCCCACCATACAACCATCCAGGAAACGCCCCCCATCCACCCCCACCATAGAACCATCCAGGAGACCTCCCCAACCCTCTCCCACCATACAACCCTCGCACCGCCAGGTTGGAGGACCAAATATTGGGGGTGTACAGCAAACATCGGGGtttacagacatattactggatgtgaggacagctggtagttatctacatatatcagatgacaggaaaactgcatCCTGGTTATCCAATAGACAGAATTACCCAGGAACACCAGAGAGATTTCGGTGttctcaggtgatgagcagtcagaggttctcctcagggagacattactgggaagtggatgtcggtgGGGCAGAGTTCTGGACAGtggggatgtgttaccccagtatagacaggggAGGACGTTGGTCACTGATTGGATGTAATAAGAAGTCATGGGGgttggggagggggtggggtaATCAATACTCGATAAAACATGACAGTAATGAGGTCCCATTACCCGGCGGTGTCTctagtaacagagtcaggatagatctggattatgaggctgggcggatctccttttatgatctgtgcgACCCGATCCGActtctccacaccttcaccaccaccttcactgagcccctccatgctggggtatATATAGGGGGATTAGaaggttgtataaagatatgtggAGGGGGAACCGGATGTGAGAAATCTgcccagagactggtgacatcagaGGGTGGAGAATCTAATTGGTGCAATACTCTGACTTGTGTATAA